The following coding sequences lie in one Sesamum indicum cultivar Zhongzhi No. 13 linkage group LG9, S_indicum_v1.0, whole genome shotgun sequence genomic window:
- the LOC105171169 gene encoding uncharacterized protein LOC105171169 gives MADEAASSTMGHRTGEASSQYEKDMLFIHPSEHSQLALTSSPLDGTNFLVWQRAVYVSLGTKMKLGFIDGSFSKPAPGSLIFEQWRRVDLMVTSWLWNSMSKDIVESFMYCSTSRELWLAVQARYGRSNGPLIYQLQRELSSVAQQDLSLTAYLTKVTKLWNELNCLAPPPRCKCGGCTCGINEEIDQLASLTQLMQFLMGLHEVFSNERSQILMLDRRESFFNSLCC, from the coding sequence ATGGCGGATGAAGCAGCCTCGTCGACTATGGGACACAGAACAGGTGAAGCATCGTCTCAGTACGAGAAGGACATGCTTTTCATTCATCCTTCTGAGCATTCGCAGCTGGCGTTAACATCTTCGCCGCTAGATGGTACGAATTTTTTGGTGTGGCAGCGAGCAGTATATGTATCTCTTGGAACGAAAATGAAGCTAGGCTTCATAGACGGTTCGTTCTCAAAACCAGCTCCTGGTTCACTTATTTTTGAGCAGTGGAGGCGTGTCGATTTGATGGTCACTTCATGGCTTTGGAACTCCATGTCGAAGGACATAGTAGAGTCCTTCATGTACTGCAGCACCTCGCGTGAACTTTGGCTAGCAGTGCAGGCGCGATACGGACGAAGCAATGGACCTTTAATATACCAGTTGCAGAGGGAGCTCTCTTCGGTCGCTCAGCAGGATTTGAGCCTTACCGCCTACTTGACAAAGGTCACGAAACTCTGGAATGAGCTTAATTGCTTGGCTCCTCCACCGAGGTGTAAGTGTGGAGGATGTACTTGTGGGATTAATGAGGAGATTGATCAACTTGCTTCACTGACGCAATTAATGCAGTTTCTCATGGGGCTTCATGAGGTTTTTAGCAACGAACGCAGTCAGATTCTCATGCTCGACCGTAGAGAAAGCTTTTTCAATAGTTTATGCTGTTGA
- the LOC110012588 gene encoding uncharacterized protein LOC110012588, giving the protein MVEEQEALKIQPGDNPGLGLVSALLDGTNFIPWSRSVKLALLSKSKLGFINGEIQKPENNPKELEQWVKADSMVASWIHNSISRNIVESFMYANSSRELWKELENRYGQSNGPLEYQIKIEMASTSQGTMTVSDYYGKLKKLWDELACITHTPICTCGAAKEAAEIRGNDNLMQFLMGLNQSYDHIRSQILIMDPLPDSNRAYAMVLRVEKQQQVNSGQTYTNPNMAMQAFKKTEPIKNFQRKEILLTREHKSANTVERMAT; this is encoded by the coding sequence atggttGAAGAACAAGAAGCCCTAAAGATTCAACCAGGAGATAATCCAGGGTTGGGGCTCGTATCAGCACTACTTGATGGAACCAATTTCATACCCTGGAGCAGGTCAGTGAAGCTGGCGTTATTATCTAAATCGAAGCTGGGCTTCATTAATGGAGAAATTCAAAAACCAGAAAACAATCCCAAAGAACTCGAACAGTGGGTAAAGGCAGATTCAATGGTGGCCTCTTGGATTCACAACTCCATTTCTAGAAATATTGTGGAGAGTTTTATGTACGCCAATAGTTCTAGAGAACTATGGAAAGAATTGGAAAACAGATATGGGCAAAGCAATGGCCCTCTGGAATATCAAATCAAGATCGAAATGGCATCTACCTCTCAAGGAACGATGACTGTATCTGATTACTATGGAAAATTGAAGAAACTCTGGGATGAACTCGCCTGCATCACGCATACGCCTATTTGCACATGTGGAGCTGCAAAAGAAGCCGCAGAAATCAGAGGCAATGATAACCTCATGCAGTTTCTCATGGGATTGAACCAATCCTACGACCACATCAGAAGTCAGATACTGATAATGGATCCGCTACCTGATAGCAATAGAGCATATGCAATGGTACTCAGGGTGGAAAAGCAGCAGCAAGTTAATTCAGGCCAAACatatacaaatccaaacatggCCATGCAAGCCTTCAAGAAAACCGAACCTATAAAGAATTTTCAGAGAAAAGAAATCCTGTTGACAAGAGAACACAAATCTGCAAACACTGTGGAAAGAATGGCCACATGA